A stretch of Mytilus edulis chromosome 11, xbMytEdul2.2, whole genome shotgun sequence DNA encodes these proteins:
- the LOC139495054 gene encoding zinc finger protein 227-like, with product MSSKEATADKEFHRKSSCLRQMKNLTGKQPYKCDECCKEFSSKGNYNIHKKIHTGEKPYKCDICGKGFVQNSNCKVHKKIHTGETPYKCDKCGKVFGHKGNYNIHKKIHTGGKPYKCDICGKEFCQKNIYQIHMRTHASEKPYKCDVCDKEFGQKGNYNEHMRIHTGEKHFKCVFCDQEFQRESACRIHMRKHTGEQPYRCDVCGQQFRRKSNCLTHMRTHTGEKPYKCDICEKKFCKKDNCLIHMRTHTGEKPYKCDECGKEFSTKSNYNVHMQKHTGEKPYACYICGKEFGQSSSCRTHMITHTGEKHYRCDVCGNEFSSKGNYNIHKKIHTGEKPYKCDICGKGFVQNSNCKVHKKIHTGETPYKCDKCGKVFGHKGNYNIHKKIHTGGKPYKCDICGKEFCQNNIYQIHMRKHTGEQPYKCDVCGKQFRRKSNCLTHMRTHTGEKPYKCDICEKKFCKKDNCLIHMRTHTGEKPYKCDECGKEFSTKSNYNVHMQKHTGEKPYACYICGKEFGQSSSCRTHMITHTGEKPYRCDVCGKAFGHKSNRNKHMKIHTWKDKM from the exons ATGTCCAGTAAAGAGGCTACTGCAGACAAAGAGTTTCACCGAAAAAGTTCTTGTCTACGTCAAATGAAAAATCTTACTGGTAAACAACCTTACAAATGTGATGAATGTTGTAAAGAATTTAGTAGCAAAGGCAATTataatatacacaagaaaatCCATACTGGcgaaaaaccttacaaatgtgatatttgtggAAAAGGATTTGTCCAAAACAGTAACTGTAAAGTTCACAAGAAAATCCATACTGGCGAAACACCTTACAAATGTGATAAATGTGGAAAAGTATTTGGTCATAAAGGCAATTataatatacacaagaaaatCCATACTGGTGGaaaaccttacaaatgtgatatttgtggaaaggaattttgccaaaaaaatatttatcaaattcacatgagaacacatgctagcgaaaaaccttacaaatgtgatGTATGTGATAAGGAATTTGGTCAGAAAGGCAACTATAATGAACACATGAGAATTCATACTGgggaaaaacattttaaatgtgttttttgtgATCAAGAGTTTCAACGAGAAAGCGCCTGTCGAATTCACATGAGAAAGCATACTGGTGAACAACCTTACAGATGTGATGTTTGTGGACAACAGTTTCGCAGAAAAAGTAATTGTCTAactcacatgagaacacatactggcgaaaaaccttacaaatgtgatatttgtgaaaaaaagttttgcaaaaaagaTAATTGTCtaattcacatgagaacacatactggtgaaaaaccttacaaatgtgatGAATGTGGTAAAGAATTTAGTACCAAGAGCAACTATAATGTACACATGCAAAAACATACTGGCGAAAAACCTTACGCATGTTATATTTGTGGAAAAGAATTTGGCCAAAGCAGTTCTTGTCGTACACACATGATAACACATACTGGCGAAAAACATTACagatgtgatgtatgtggtaacgAATTTAGTAGCAAAGGCAATTataatatacacaagaaaatCCATACTGGcgaaaaaccttacaaatgtgatatttgtggAAAAGGATTTGTCCAAAACAGCAACTGTAAAGTTCACAAGAAAATCCATACTGGCGAAACACCTTACAAATGTGATAAATGTGGAAAAGTATTTGGTCATAAAGGCAATTataatatacacaagaaaatCCATACTGGTGGaaaaccttacaaatgtgatatttgtggAAAGGAATTTTgccaaaacaatatttatcaaattcac ATGAGAAAGCATACTGGTGAACAACCTTACAAATGTGATGTTTGTGGAAAACAGTTTCGCAGAAAAAGTAATTGTCTAactcacatgagaacacatactggcgaaaaaccttacaaatgtgatatttgtgaaaaaaagttttgcaaaaaagaTAATTGTCtaattcacatgagaacacatactggtgaaaaaccttacaaatgtgatGAATGTGGTAAAGAATTTAGTACCAAGAGCAACTATAATGTACACATGCAAAAACATACTGGCGAAAAACCTTACGCATGTTATATTTGTGGAAAAGAATTTGGCCAAAGCAGTTCTTGTCGTACACACATGATAACACATACTGGCGAAAAACCTTACagatgtgatgtatgtggtaaagcaTTTGGTCACAAAAGCAATCGTAATAAACACATGAAAATCCATACTTGGAAAGATAAGATGTGA